Proteins from a genomic interval of Poecile atricapillus isolate bPoeAtr1 chromosome 1, bPoeAtr1.hap1, whole genome shotgun sequence:
- the AGBL2 gene encoding cytosolic carboxypeptidase 2 isoform X4, producing the protein MEPTGRRAAQGGEGALGGFGGGQVLKPYDSFIRTHLRFYGYFRDEKMGREETSTMGNTGRGWQRGPGHEPNPPRVVEQTPCQGRLAPSTQPWGFPGKPQAPFSLPAPRWPVECEVIQETIEHIEWVPPKPEPFCPPMGLEQALYTLGEEQGTVVYHSSPGNRARAAPLSASTLPGPPTTVSAPPTAPQGSCFTRARVGGAPGPLSSPAAPLEGPQDTTLLFESRFESGNLQKAIKVGPYEYVLTLRPDLYTAKHMQWFYFRVQNTRQEPLYRFTIANMAKHKSLYGQGLQPLLYSHQDAQSRGIGWRRVGTDVCYYRGSTGEPPMFRLSWTVRFPHNGDTCFFASCYPYTYSDLQRYLRALAADPVRSRYCTVQALCRSLAGNTVYLLTITSPGGTAGKRVVVASARVHPGESGGSWAMRGFLDFLLSAHADARLLRRLFVFKVVPMLNPDGVVVGNSRCSLVGRDPNRAYGMALPGSFPGVWHLRAMVQRVLEEREVLLYCDFHGHSRKNNVFMYGCDAGGDGTGTRLRQRVFPLMLSKNAPDKVGHGSLRATCCGDSGNAATVLLPELSLWGWDPSDPGALQFSFSSCKFQVQKSREGTGRVSMWRLGVSHSYTLEVAFSGSTLGERLPQPRGRCQGGSPGLGSCPCFLFPVPSRQEELALQRGGPRVTGPSPL; encoded by the exons ATGGAGCCCACGGGGCGCCgcgctgcccagggaggggagggggctctggggggcttcGGTGGGGGACAGGTCCTGAAGCCCTATGACAGCTTCATCCGCACCCACCTGCGCTTCTATGGCTACTTCCGAG ATGAGAAGATGGGCAGGGAAGAGACATCCACCATGGGCAACACTGGCCGTGGCTGGCAGCGAGGTCCTGGGCACGAGCCAAACC CCCCCAGGGTGGTGGAGCAgaccccctgccagggcaggctgGCCCCCTCAACACAGCCCTGGGGGTTTCCAGGAAAACCACAGGCTCCATTCtccctccccgctccccgctGGCCTGTGGAGTGTGAAGTCATCCAGGAGACGATTGAGCACATCG AGTGGGTCCCCCCTAAACCGGAGCCCTTCTGCCCACCCATGGGCCTGGAGCAGGCCCTGTACACCCTCGGTGAGGAGCAGGGCACCGTTGTCTACCACTCCAGCCCAGGTAACAGAGCACGGGCAGCGCCCCTGAGTGCCTCCACTCTCCCCGGACCCCCCACCACTGTCTCTGCTCCCCCCACAGCGCCCCAAGGCTCCTGCTTTACCCGTGCTCGGGTCGGGGGTGCCCCGGGGCCGCTCTCCTCGCCAGCAGCCCCCTTGGAGGGTCCCCAGGACACCACGCTGCTCTTTGAGTCCCGCTTTGAGAGTGGGAACCTCCAGAAGGCCATCAAGGT GGGTCCCTACGAGTACGTGCTGACGCTGCGGCCGGACCTGTACACGGCCAAACACATGCAGTGGTTCTACTTCCGTGTCCAAAACACTCGGCAGGAGCCGCTCTACCGCTTCACCATCGCCAACATGGCCAAGCACAAGAGCCTCTACGGCCAGGGCCTGCAGCCACTGCTCTACTCCCATCAGGATGCCCAGAGCCGTGGCATAGGCTGGCGCCGGGTGGGGACCGATGTCTGCTACTACCGTGGCAGCACGGGGGAGCCGCCGATGTTCCGGCTCAGCTGGACGGTGCGCTTCCCGCACAACGGCGACACGTGCTTCTTCGCCTCCTGCTACCCCTACACCTACTCGGACCTGCAGCGTTACCTGCGCGCGCTGGCGGCCGACCCGGTGCGCTCGCGGTACTGCACGGTGCAGGCGCTGTGCCGCAGCCTGGCCGGCAACACCGTGTACCTGCTGACCATCACCAGCCCAGGCGGCACGGCCGGCAAGCGGGTGGTGGTGGCGAGCGCCCGCGTGCACCCTGGAGAGAGCGGCGGCTCCTGGGCCATGAGGGGATTCCTCGATTTCCTGCTGAGCGCCCACGCGGACGCGAGGCTCCTGCGCCGCCTCTTCGTCTTCAAGGTGGTGCCGATGCTCAACCCCGATGGGGTGGTGGTGGGCAACTCCCGCTGCTCCTTGGTGGGACGGGATCCCAACAGGGCCTATGGGATGGCGCTTCCCGGCTCCTTCCCCGGCGTGTGGCACCTGCGGGCCATGGTCCAGAG GGTGCTGGAGGAGCGGGAGGTGCTGCTGTACTGCGACTTCCACGGGCACAGCCGGAAGAACAACGTCTTCATGTACGGCTGCGATGCTGGCGGGGACGGCACCGGGACACGGCTGCGCCAGCGTGTGTTCCCCCTGATGCTGAGCAAAAACGCCCCCGACAAGGTGGGACACGGATCCCTCAGGGCCACATGTTGTGGTGACAGTGGGAATGCAGCCACCGTGCTGCTTCCCGAGCTGTCCCTCTGGGGTTGGGACCCCTCTGACCCTGGGGCCCTCCAGTTCTCTTTCTCCAGCTGCAAGTTCCAGGtgcagaagagcagagaggggacaggcCGGGTCTCCATGTGGCGCCTGGGTGTCTCCCACAGCTACACCCTAGAGGTGGCTTTCAGTGGCTCCACGCTGGGTGAGAGGCTGCCACAGCCACGGGGACGGTGCCAGGGGGGCAGTCCTGGGTTGGGGAGCTGCCcttgtttccttttccctgtcccctccaggcaggaggagctcGCACTTCAGCGTGGAGGACCTCGGGTCACTGGGCCGTCTCCTCTGTGA
- the AGBL2 gene encoding cytosolic carboxypeptidase 2 isoform X5 translates to MEPTGRRAAQGGEGALGGFGGGQVLKPYDSFIRTHLRFYGYFRDEKMGREETSTMGNTGRGWQRGPGHEPNRKPQAPFSLPAPRWPVECEVIQETIEHIEWVPPKPEPFCPPMGLEQALYTLGEEQGTVVYHSSPGNRARAAPLSASTLPGPPTTVSAPPTAPQGSCFTRARVGGAPGPLSSPAAPLEGPQDTTLLFESRFESGNLQKAIKVGPYEYVLTLRPDLYTAKHMQWFYFRVQNTRQEPLYRFTIANMAKHKSLYGQGLQPLLYSHQDAQSRGIGWRRVGTDVCYYRGSTGEPPMFRLSWTVRFPHNGDTCFFASCYPYTYSDLQRYLRALAADPVRSRYCTVQALCRSLAGNTVYLLTITSPGGTAGKRVVVASARVHPGESGGSWAMRGFLDFLLSAHADARLLRRLFVFKVVPMLNPDGVVVGNSRCSLVGRDPNRAYGMALPGSFPGVWHLRAMVQRVLEEREVLLYCDFHGHSRKNNVFMYGCDAGGDGTGTRLRQRVFPLMLSKNAPDKVGHGSLRATCCGDSGNAATVLLPELSLWGWDPSDPGALQFSFSSCKFQVQKSREGTGRVSMWRLGVSHSYTLEVAFSGSTLGERLPQPRGRCQGGSPGLGSCPCFLFPVPSRQEELALQRGGPRVTGPSPL, encoded by the exons ATGGAGCCCACGGGGCGCCgcgctgcccagggaggggagggggctctggggggcttcGGTGGGGGACAGGTCCTGAAGCCCTATGACAGCTTCATCCGCACCCACCTGCGCTTCTATGGCTACTTCCGAG ATGAGAAGATGGGCAGGGAAGAGACATCCACCATGGGCAACACTGGCCGTGGCTGGCAGCGAGGTCCTGGGCACGAGCCAAACC GAAAACCACAGGCTCCATTCtccctccccgctccccgctGGCCTGTGGAGTGTGAAGTCATCCAGGAGACGATTGAGCACATCG AGTGGGTCCCCCCTAAACCGGAGCCCTTCTGCCCACCCATGGGCCTGGAGCAGGCCCTGTACACCCTCGGTGAGGAGCAGGGCACCGTTGTCTACCACTCCAGCCCAGGTAACAGAGCACGGGCAGCGCCCCTGAGTGCCTCCACTCTCCCCGGACCCCCCACCACTGTCTCTGCTCCCCCCACAGCGCCCCAAGGCTCCTGCTTTACCCGTGCTCGGGTCGGGGGTGCCCCGGGGCCGCTCTCCTCGCCAGCAGCCCCCTTGGAGGGTCCCCAGGACACCACGCTGCTCTTTGAGTCCCGCTTTGAGAGTGGGAACCTCCAGAAGGCCATCAAGGT GGGTCCCTACGAGTACGTGCTGACGCTGCGGCCGGACCTGTACACGGCCAAACACATGCAGTGGTTCTACTTCCGTGTCCAAAACACTCGGCAGGAGCCGCTCTACCGCTTCACCATCGCCAACATGGCCAAGCACAAGAGCCTCTACGGCCAGGGCCTGCAGCCACTGCTCTACTCCCATCAGGATGCCCAGAGCCGTGGCATAGGCTGGCGCCGGGTGGGGACCGATGTCTGCTACTACCGTGGCAGCACGGGGGAGCCGCCGATGTTCCGGCTCAGCTGGACGGTGCGCTTCCCGCACAACGGCGACACGTGCTTCTTCGCCTCCTGCTACCCCTACACCTACTCGGACCTGCAGCGTTACCTGCGCGCGCTGGCGGCCGACCCGGTGCGCTCGCGGTACTGCACGGTGCAGGCGCTGTGCCGCAGCCTGGCCGGCAACACCGTGTACCTGCTGACCATCACCAGCCCAGGCGGCACGGCCGGCAAGCGGGTGGTGGTGGCGAGCGCCCGCGTGCACCCTGGAGAGAGCGGCGGCTCCTGGGCCATGAGGGGATTCCTCGATTTCCTGCTGAGCGCCCACGCGGACGCGAGGCTCCTGCGCCGCCTCTTCGTCTTCAAGGTGGTGCCGATGCTCAACCCCGATGGGGTGGTGGTGGGCAACTCCCGCTGCTCCTTGGTGGGACGGGATCCCAACAGGGCCTATGGGATGGCGCTTCCCGGCTCCTTCCCCGGCGTGTGGCACCTGCGGGCCATGGTCCAGAG GGTGCTGGAGGAGCGGGAGGTGCTGCTGTACTGCGACTTCCACGGGCACAGCCGGAAGAACAACGTCTTCATGTACGGCTGCGATGCTGGCGGGGACGGCACCGGGACACGGCTGCGCCAGCGTGTGTTCCCCCTGATGCTGAGCAAAAACGCCCCCGACAAGGTGGGACACGGATCCCTCAGGGCCACATGTTGTGGTGACAGTGGGAATGCAGCCACCGTGCTGCTTCCCGAGCTGTCCCTCTGGGGTTGGGACCCCTCTGACCCTGGGGCCCTCCAGTTCTCTTTCTCCAGCTGCAAGTTCCAGGtgcagaagagcagagaggggacaggcCGGGTCTCCATGTGGCGCCTGGGTGTCTCCCACAGCTACACCCTAGAGGTGGCTTTCAGTGGCTCCACGCTGGGTGAGAGGCTGCCACAGCCACGGGGACGGTGCCAGGGGGGCAGTCCTGGGTTGGGGAGCTGCCcttgtttccttttccctgtcccctccaggcaggaggagctcGCACTTCAGCGTGGAGGACCTCGGGTCACTGGGCCGTCTCCTCTGTGA
- the AGBL2 gene encoding cytosolic carboxypeptidase 2 isoform X6 has product MTASSAPTCASMATSEVSPGRCVVSPPVPGLCPLRPLLQCCSPQDEKMGREETSTMGNTGRGWQRGPGHEPNPPRVVEQTPCQGRLAPSTQPWGFPGKPQAPFSLPAPRWPVECEVIQETIEHIEWVPPKPEPFCPPMGLEQALYTLGEEQGTVVYHSSPAPQGSCFTRARVGGAPGPLSSPAAPLEGPQDTTLLFESRFESGNLQKAIKVGPYEYVLTLRPDLYTAKHMQWFYFRVQNTRQEPLYRFTIANMAKHKSLYGQGLQPLLYSHQDAQSRGIGWRRVGTDVCYYRGSTGEPPMFRLSWTVRFPHNGDTCFFASCYPYTYSDLQRYLRALAADPVRSRYCTVQALCRSLAGNTVYLLTITSPGGTAGKRVVVASARVHPGESGGSWAMRGFLDFLLSAHADARLLRRLFVFKVVPMLNPDGVVVGNSRCSLVGRDPNRAYGMALPGSFPGVWHLRAMVQRVLEEREVLLYCDFHGHSRKNNVFMYGCDAGGDGTGTRLRQRVFPLMLSKNAPDKFSFSSCKFQVQKSREGTGRVSMWRLGVSHSYTLEVAFSGSTLGERRSSHFSVEDLGSLGRLLCDTLLDFCDPAPTKFQQCLAEADALLQQQMGRELGSGGSWSDVSPSELESSTSGSDSSVSDGIPDDFHSPDRPVSSHVPLILRWEGCRARVEQGDRGCRCPSATLPASTDGATQEEAVTETESKEFPAPNKLEPHQLPGEPGATTVHPGHEGTVLQGDLSPVLSHTSSGSDPSPVPPRLGPAGIQFFLVSRVEVAVRERSPKPAPVPPFPGQLEQGMSPVPSQERCPELTLEWPFPGHLKQGMAAVLPREGISWTMAQAL; this is encoded by the exons ATGACAGCTTCATCCGCACCCACCTGCGCTTCTATGGCTACTTCCGAGGTGAGCCCTGGCCGCTGTgttgtgtcccctcctgtccctgggctgtgtcccctccggcccctgctgcagtgctgttCTCCCCAAGATGAGAAGATGGGCAGGGAAGAGACATCCACCATGGGCAACACTGGCCGTGGCTGGCAGCGAGGTCCTGGGCACGAGCCAAACC CCCCCAGGGTGGTGGAGCAgaccccctgccagggcaggctgGCCCCCTCAACACAGCCCTGGGGGTTTCCAGGAAAACCACAGGCTCCATTCtccctccccgctccccgctGGCCTGTGGAGTGTGAAGTCATCCAGGAGACGATTGAGCACATCG AGTGGGTCCCCCCTAAACCGGAGCCCTTCTGCCCACCCATGGGCCTGGAGCAGGCCCTGTACACCCTCGGTGAGGAGCAGGGCACCGTTGTCTACCACTCCAGCCCAG CGCCCCAAGGCTCCTGCTTTACCCGTGCTCGGGTCGGGGGTGCCCCGGGGCCGCTCTCCTCGCCAGCAGCCCCCTTGGAGGGTCCCCAGGACACCACGCTGCTCTTTGAGTCCCGCTTTGAGAGTGGGAACCTCCAGAAGGCCATCAAGGT GGGTCCCTACGAGTACGTGCTGACGCTGCGGCCGGACCTGTACACGGCCAAACACATGCAGTGGTTCTACTTCCGTGTCCAAAACACTCGGCAGGAGCCGCTCTACCGCTTCACCATCGCCAACATGGCCAAGCACAAGAGCCTCTACGGCCAGGGCCTGCAGCCACTGCTCTACTCCCATCAGGATGCCCAGAGCCGTGGCATAGGCTGGCGCCGGGTGGGGACCGATGTCTGCTACTACCGTGGCAGCACGGGGGAGCCGCCGATGTTCCGGCTCAGCTGGACGGTGCGCTTCCCGCACAACGGCGACACGTGCTTCTTCGCCTCCTGCTACCCCTACACCTACTCGGACCTGCAGCGTTACCTGCGCGCGCTGGCGGCCGACCCGGTGCGCTCGCGGTACTGCACGGTGCAGGCGCTGTGCCGCAGCCTGGCCGGCAACACCGTGTACCTGCTGACCATCACCAGCCCAGGCGGCACGGCCGGCAAGCGGGTGGTGGTGGCGAGCGCCCGCGTGCACCCTGGAGAGAGCGGCGGCTCCTGGGCCATGAGGGGATTCCTCGATTTCCTGCTGAGCGCCCACGCGGACGCGAGGCTCCTGCGCCGCCTCTTCGTCTTCAAGGTGGTGCCGATGCTCAACCCCGATGGGGTGGTGGTGGGCAACTCCCGCTGCTCCTTGGTGGGACGGGATCCCAACAGGGCCTATGGGATGGCGCTTCCCGGCTCCTTCCCCGGCGTGTGGCACCTGCGGGCCATGGTCCAGAG GGTGCTGGAGGAGCGGGAGGTGCTGCTGTACTGCGACTTCCACGGGCACAGCCGGAAGAACAACGTCTTCATGTACGGCTGCGATGCTGGCGGGGACGGCACCGGGACACGGCTGCGCCAGCGTGTGTTCCCCCTGATGCTGAGCAAAAACGCCCCCGACAAG TTCTCTTTCTCCAGCTGCAAGTTCCAGGtgcagaagagcagagaggggacaggcCGGGTCTCCATGTGGCGCCTGGGTGTCTCCCACAGCTACACCCTAGAGGTGGCTTTCAGTGGCTCCACGCTGGGTGAGAG gaggagctcGCACTTCAGCGTGGAGGACCTCGGGTCACTGGGCCGTCTCCTCTGTGACACCCTGCTTGACTTCTGCGACCCTGCGCCCACCAAG ttccagcagtgcctggcGGAGGCGGATgcgctcctgcagcagcagatgggTCGTGAGCTGGGCTCTGGAGGCAGCTGGAGCGATGTGTCCCCCTCAGAGCTTGAGTCCAG CACCAGTGGCTCCGACAGCTCTGTGTCTGATGGGATCCCAGATGACTTCCACAGCCCTGACCGGCCAGTGAGTTCCCATGTGCCACTGATTTTGAGGTGGGAGGGATGCAGAGCCAGGGTGGAACAAGGTGACAGAGGGTGCAGATGTCCCAGTGCCACTTTACCAGCCAGCACAGATGGAGCCACGCAGGAGGAAGCGGTTACAGAGACAGAGAGCAAGGAATTCCCTGCGCCGAACAAACTGGAGCCTCACCAGCTTCCCGGTGAGCCTGGAGCCACCACAGTTCATCCAGGCCACGAGGGGACAGTCCTGCAGGGAGACTtgtccccagtgctgtcccACACCTCAAGTGGGTCTGACCCCTCTCCTGTGCCCCCCAGGCTGGGACCCGCAGGCATCCAGTTCTTCCTGGTGTCCAGAGTGGAGGTGGCAGTGCGGGAGAGAAGCCCAAAGCCAGCTCCAGTGCCACCTTTCCcagggcagctggagcagggaatgtccCCCGTGCCGTCGCAGGAGAGGTGCCCGGAGCTGACTCTGGAGTGGCCCTTCCCAGGGCACCTGAAGCAGGGAATGGCCGCTGTGCTACCACGGGAAGGCATCAGCTGGACAATGGCACAAGCGCTGTGA
- the AGBL2 gene encoding cytosolic carboxypeptidase 2 isoform X3 — protein MTASSAPTCASMATSEMRRWAGKRHPPWATLAVAGSEVLGTSQTVSETLQPFRAPSTASSQHSKCDGRASPCPCLGFGRFHYPSPIGDPQSFLVLLQPPGWWSRPPARAGWPPQHSPGGFQENHRLHSPSPLPAGLWSVKSSRRRLSTSVRECSSCPPASLLCQSPVVHMAFVSPCLPEWVPPKPEPFCPPMGLEQALYTLGEEQGTVVYHSSPGNRARAAPLSASTLPGPPTTVSAPPTAPQGSCFTRARVGGAPGPLSSPAAPLEGPQDTTLLFESRFESGNLQKAIKVGPYEYVLTLRPDLYTAKHMQWFYFRVQNTRQEPLYRFTIANMAKHKSLYGQGLQPLLYSHQDAQSRGIGWRRVGTDVCYYRGSTGEPPMFRLSWTVRFPHNGDTCFFASCYPYTYSDLQRYLRALAADPVRSRYCTVQALCRSLAGNTVYLLTITSPGGTAGKRVVVASARVHPGESGGSWAMRGFLDFLLSAHADARLLRRLFVFKVVPMLNPDGVVVGNSRCSLVGRDPNRAYGMALPGSFPGVWHLRAMVQRVLEEREVLLYCDFHGHSRKNNVFMYGCDAGGDGTGTRLRQRVFPLMLSKNAPDKFSFSSCKFQVQKSREGTGRVSMWRLGVSHSYTLEVAFSGSTLGERLPQPRGRCQGGSPGLGSCPCFLFPVPSRQEELALQRGGPRVTGPSPL, from the exons ATGACAGCTTCATCCGCACCCACCTGCGCTTCTATGGCTACTTCCGAG ATGAGAAGATGGGCAGGGAAGAGACATCCACCATGGGCAACACTGGCCGTGGCTGGCAGCGAGGTCCTGGGCACGAGCCAAACCGTGAGTGAGACCCTGCAGCCCTTCAGagcccccagcacagcatcctcccagcacagcaagtGTGATGGGAGggcctctccctgcccctgccttgGTTTTGGGCGATTCCACTACCCCAGCCCCATTGGAGACCCCCAGTCTTTCCTGGTGCTCTTGCAGCCCCCAGGGTGGTGGAGCAgaccccctgccagggcaggctgGCCCCCTCAACACAGCCCTGGGGGTTTCCAGGAAAACCACAGGCTCCATTCtccctccccgctccccgctGGCCTGTGGAGTGTGAAGTCATCCAGGAGACGATTGAGCACATCGGTGAGAGAATGCTCCAGCTGTCCCCCCGCCTCACTCCTGTGCCAGAGCCCTGTTGTGCATATGGCATTTGTGTCCCCCTGCCTCCCAGAGTGGGTCCCCCCTAAACCGGAGCCCTTCTGCCCACCCATGGGCCTGGAGCAGGCCCTGTACACCCTCGGTGAGGAGCAGGGCACCGTTGTCTACCACTCCAGCCCAGGTAACAGAGCACGGGCAGCGCCCCTGAGTGCCTCCACTCTCCCCGGACCCCCCACCACTGTCTCTGCTCCCCCCACAGCGCCCCAAGGCTCCTGCTTTACCCGTGCTCGGGTCGGGGGTGCCCCGGGGCCGCTCTCCTCGCCAGCAGCCCCCTTGGAGGGTCCCCAGGACACCACGCTGCTCTTTGAGTCCCGCTTTGAGAGTGGGAACCTCCAGAAGGCCATCAAGGT GGGTCCCTACGAGTACGTGCTGACGCTGCGGCCGGACCTGTACACGGCCAAACACATGCAGTGGTTCTACTTCCGTGTCCAAAACACTCGGCAGGAGCCGCTCTACCGCTTCACCATCGCCAACATGGCCAAGCACAAGAGCCTCTACGGCCAGGGCCTGCAGCCACTGCTCTACTCCCATCAGGATGCCCAGAGCCGTGGCATAGGCTGGCGCCGGGTGGGGACCGATGTCTGCTACTACCGTGGCAGCACGGGGGAGCCGCCGATGTTCCGGCTCAGCTGGACGGTGCGCTTCCCGCACAACGGCGACACGTGCTTCTTCGCCTCCTGCTACCCCTACACCTACTCGGACCTGCAGCGTTACCTGCGCGCGCTGGCGGCCGACCCGGTGCGCTCGCGGTACTGCACGGTGCAGGCGCTGTGCCGCAGCCTGGCCGGCAACACCGTGTACCTGCTGACCATCACCAGCCCAGGCGGCACGGCCGGCAAGCGGGTGGTGGTGGCGAGCGCCCGCGTGCACCCTGGAGAGAGCGGCGGCTCCTGGGCCATGAGGGGATTCCTCGATTTCCTGCTGAGCGCCCACGCGGACGCGAGGCTCCTGCGCCGCCTCTTCGTCTTCAAGGTGGTGCCGATGCTCAACCCCGATGGGGTGGTGGTGGGCAACTCCCGCTGCTCCTTGGTGGGACGGGATCCCAACAGGGCCTATGGGATGGCGCTTCCCGGCTCCTTCCCCGGCGTGTGGCACCTGCGGGCCATGGTCCAGAG GGTGCTGGAGGAGCGGGAGGTGCTGCTGTACTGCGACTTCCACGGGCACAGCCGGAAGAACAACGTCTTCATGTACGGCTGCGATGCTGGCGGGGACGGCACCGGGACACGGCTGCGCCAGCGTGTGTTCCCCCTGATGCTGAGCAAAAACGCCCCCGACAAG TTCTCTTTCTCCAGCTGCAAGTTCCAGGtgcagaagagcagagaggggacaggcCGGGTCTCCATGTGGCGCCTGGGTGTCTCCCACAGCTACACCCTAGAGGTGGCTTTCAGTGGCTCCACGCTGGGTGAGAGGCTGCCACAGCCACGGGGACGGTGCCAGGGGGGCAGTCCTGGGTTGGGGAGCTGCCcttgtttccttttccctgtcccctccaggcaggaggagctcGCACTTCAGCGTGGAGGACCTCGGGTCACTGGGCCGTCTCCTCTGTGA
- the AGBL2 gene encoding cytosolic carboxypeptidase 2 isoform X2, with protein MTASSAPTCASMATSEMRRWAGKRHPPWATLAVAGSEVLGTSQTVSETLQPFRAPSTASSQHSKCDGRASPCPCLGFGRFHYPSPIGDPQSFLVLLQPPGWWSRPPARAGWPPQHSPGGFQENHRLHSPSPLPAGLWSVKSSRRRLSTSVRECSSCPPASLLCQSPVVHMAFVSPCLPEWVPPKPEPFCPPMGLEQALYTLGEEQGTVVYHSSPAPQGSCFTRARVGGAPGPLSSPAAPLEGPQDTTLLFESRFESGNLQKAIKVGPYEYVLTLRPDLYTAKHMQWFYFRVQNTRQEPLYRFTIANMAKHKSLYGQGLQPLLYSHQDAQSRGIGWRRVGTDVCYYRGSTGEPPMFRLSWTVRFPHNGDTCFFASCYPYTYSDLQRYLRALAADPVRSRYCTVQALCRSLAGNTVYLLTITSPGGTAGKRVVVASARVHPGESGGSWAMRGFLDFLLSAHADARLLRRLFVFKVVPMLNPDGVVVGNSRCSLVGRDPNRAYGMALPGSFPGVWHLRAMVQRVLEEREVLLYCDFHGHSRKNNVFMYGCDAGGDGTGTRLRQRVFPLMLSKNAPDKVGHGSLRATCCGDSGNAATVLLPELSLWGWDPSDPGALQFSFSSCKFQVQKSREGTGRVSMWRLGVSHSYTLEVAFSGSTLGERLPQPRGRCQGGSPGLGSCPCFLFPVPSRQEELALQRGGPRVTGPSPL; from the exons ATGACAGCTTCATCCGCACCCACCTGCGCTTCTATGGCTACTTCCGAG ATGAGAAGATGGGCAGGGAAGAGACATCCACCATGGGCAACACTGGCCGTGGCTGGCAGCGAGGTCCTGGGCACGAGCCAAACCGTGAGTGAGACCCTGCAGCCCTTCAGagcccccagcacagcatcctcccagcacagcaagtGTGATGGGAGggcctctccctgcccctgccttgGTTTTGGGCGATTCCACTACCCCAGCCCCATTGGAGACCCCCAGTCTTTCCTGGTGCTCTTGCAGCCCCCAGGGTGGTGGAGCAgaccccctgccagggcaggctgGCCCCCTCAACACAGCCCTGGGGGTTTCCAGGAAAACCACAGGCTCCATTCtccctccccgctccccgctGGCCTGTGGAGTGTGAAGTCATCCAGGAGACGATTGAGCACATCGGTGAGAGAATGCTCCAGCTGTCCCCCCGCCTCACTCCTGTGCCAGAGCCCTGTTGTGCATATGGCATTTGTGTCCCCCTGCCTCCCAGAGTGGGTCCCCCCTAAACCGGAGCCCTTCTGCCCACCCATGGGCCTGGAGCAGGCCCTGTACACCCTCGGTGAGGAGCAGGGCACCGTTGTCTACCACTCCAGCCCAG CGCCCCAAGGCTCCTGCTTTACCCGTGCTCGGGTCGGGGGTGCCCCGGGGCCGCTCTCCTCGCCAGCAGCCCCCTTGGAGGGTCCCCAGGACACCACGCTGCTCTTTGAGTCCCGCTTTGAGAGTGGGAACCTCCAGAAGGCCATCAAGGT GGGTCCCTACGAGTACGTGCTGACGCTGCGGCCGGACCTGTACACGGCCAAACACATGCAGTGGTTCTACTTCCGTGTCCAAAACACTCGGCAGGAGCCGCTCTACCGCTTCACCATCGCCAACATGGCCAAGCACAAGAGCCTCTACGGCCAGGGCCTGCAGCCACTGCTCTACTCCCATCAGGATGCCCAGAGCCGTGGCATAGGCTGGCGCCGGGTGGGGACCGATGTCTGCTACTACCGTGGCAGCACGGGGGAGCCGCCGATGTTCCGGCTCAGCTGGACGGTGCGCTTCCCGCACAACGGCGACACGTGCTTCTTCGCCTCCTGCTACCCCTACACCTACTCGGACCTGCAGCGTTACCTGCGCGCGCTGGCGGCCGACCCGGTGCGCTCGCGGTACTGCACGGTGCAGGCGCTGTGCCGCAGCCTGGCCGGCAACACCGTGTACCTGCTGACCATCACCAGCCCAGGCGGCACGGCCGGCAAGCGGGTGGTGGTGGCGAGCGCCCGCGTGCACCCTGGAGAGAGCGGCGGCTCCTGGGCCATGAGGGGATTCCTCGATTTCCTGCTGAGCGCCCACGCGGACGCGAGGCTCCTGCGCCGCCTCTTCGTCTTCAAGGTGGTGCCGATGCTCAACCCCGATGGGGTGGTGGTGGGCAACTCCCGCTGCTCCTTGGTGGGACGGGATCCCAACAGGGCCTATGGGATGGCGCTTCCCGGCTCCTTCCCCGGCGTGTGGCACCTGCGGGCCATGGTCCAGAG GGTGCTGGAGGAGCGGGAGGTGCTGCTGTACTGCGACTTCCACGGGCACAGCCGGAAGAACAACGTCTTCATGTACGGCTGCGATGCTGGCGGGGACGGCACCGGGACACGGCTGCGCCAGCGTGTGTTCCCCCTGATGCTGAGCAAAAACGCCCCCGACAAGGTGGGACACGGATCCCTCAGGGCCACATGTTGTGGTGACAGTGGGAATGCAGCCACCGTGCTGCTTCCCGAGCTGTCCCTCTGGGGTTGGGACCCCTCTGACCCTGGGGCCCTCCAGTTCTCTTTCTCCAGCTGCAAGTTCCAGGtgcagaagagcagagaggggacaggcCGGGTCTCCATGTGGCGCCTGGGTGTCTCCCACAGCTACACCCTAGAGGTGGCTTTCAGTGGCTCCACGCTGGGTGAGAGGCTGCCACAGCCACGGGGACGGTGCCAGGGGGGCAGTCCTGGGTTGGGGAGCTGCCcttgtttccttttccctgtcccctccaggcaggaggagctcGCACTTCAGCGTGGAGGACCTCGGGTCACTGGGCCGTCTCCTCTGTGA